A genomic segment from Cricetulus griseus strain 17A/GY chromosome 8, alternate assembly CriGri-PICRH-1.0, whole genome shotgun sequence encodes:
- the Phb2 gene encoding prohibitin-2 isoform X2, with protein MAQNLKDLAGRLPAGPRGMGTALKLLLGAGAVAYGVRESVFTVEGGHRAIFFNRIGGVQQDTILAEGLHFRIPWFQYPIIYDIRARPRKISSPTGSKDLQMVNISLRVLSRPNAQELPSMYQRLGLDYEERVLPSIVNEVLKSVVAKFNASQLITQRAQVSLLIRRELTERAKDFSLILDDVAITELSFSREYTAAVEAKQVAQQEAQRAQFLVEKAKQEQRQKIVQAEGEAEAAKMLGEALSKNPGYIKLRKIRAAQNISKTIATSQNRIYLTADNLVLNLQDESFTRGSDSLIKKK; from the exons ATGGCCCAGAACTTGAAGGACTTAGCGGGACGCCTGCCCGCCGGGCCCCGGGGCATGGGCACGGCGTTGAAGCTGCTGCTGGGGGCCGGGGCCGTGGCCTACGGCGTCCGCGAGTCCGTGTTCACCG TGGAAGGTGGTCACAGAGCCATCTTCTTCAACCGCATCGGCGGCGTGCAGCAGGACACGATCCTGGCCGAAGGCCTCCACTTTAG GATCCCCTGGTTCCAGTACCCCATCATCTATGACATTCGGGCCAGACCCCGAAAAATCTCCTCCCCCACAGGTTCCAAAG ACCTGCAGATGGTGAACATTTCCCTGAGAGTGCTGTCCCGACCCAATGCCCAGGAGCTCCCCAGCATGTACCAGCGCCTAGGGCTGGACTATGAGGAGCGAGTGCTGCCGTCCATTGTCAACGAGGTGCTCAAGAGTGTGGTGGCCAAGTTCAATGCCTCGCAGCTGATTACCCAGCGGGCTCAG GTGTCCCTGTTGATCCGAAGAGAGCTGACAGAGCGCGCCAAGGACTTCAGCCTCATCCTGGACGATGTAGCTATCACTGAGCTGAGCTTTAGCCGAGAGTACACAGCAGCTGTAGAAGCCAAACAAGTGG CCCAGCAAGAAGCCCAGCGGGCCCAGTTTTTGGTGGAAAAAGCAAAGCAGGAACAGCGACAGAAGATCGTGCAGGCTGAAGGGGAGGCTGAGGCTGCCAAGATG CTTGGAGAAGCACTGAGCAAGAATCCTGGCTATATCAAGCTCCGAAAGATCCGGGCTGCCCAGAACATCTCTAAGACG ATCGCCACGTCCCAGAACCGCATCTATCTCACAGCTGACAACCTTGTGCTGAATCTACAAGACGAAAGCTTTACTCG GGGAAG TGACAGCCTCATCAAGAAGAAGTGA